From the genome of Acidobacteriota bacterium:
AAGAGGCTCTCTTCCACCGAACCCGGCGGCCGGATCAGCGCGGGAGAATAGTTGCGATCGTCGTCGACCCCGTGGCTGCGCAGGAAGGGATAGGCCAGCAGGCCGAGAATCGACGAGAAGACCACCTGCCGCCTGCCGATCTCCGGCCCGGGACGCACCTGCTTGGCGTCCAGCCGAAGCATCGAGAAGCGCAGCGCATCCTCGGGACAATCATCCAGGCAGTTCATGCAGGCAAAGCATTCGCTCAGGCGCAGCTCCGCCTGGGGATCGGCGGCGCCTTCGCAGCGGGACATGCAGACGTTGCAGTCGGTGCAGCGATGCACGTCCCGATCGATACGAAACAGGGCGAAGCGTGCGGTGACGCCCAGCAACGCGCCGAGGGGACACAGGACCCGGCAAAAGAACCGGGGAACGACCACGTTCAGGCCCACCAGGCCGACGAGCAACAGCCCGATCCAGAACGAACCGACGAAGATGCGCCGCTCACTTCCCGGCGCGAACTTCAGGTGATCGAGCAGGGACGCCTCCAGGCCGAAGCCGCCGAGAAAACGGGTGATGCCATCGAGCAAGATGTCGGAGGCCGGGGCGAGGGCCGTGGCGAAGGTGCGATACATCAGGCAGATCGGATCGAGCAGGCCGATCTGCAGCGCCCCCAGGGCCGCCAGAATGAGGAAGACCAGCAGCAAGGCGTACTTCAGGTAGTAGATCGATCGGTAGCGATTGGAATGCCAGCGTTCCTTGTTTTTGCGCACGTTGAACAGCCAGCCGACGAACTGGTGCAGTGTGCCGTAAGGGCATATCCAGTTGCAGAACACGCGGCCGAACAGCAAGGTCAGCGCCACCACCACCAGGGCCCAGGGCAAAAAGCGGTAGAGAAAACCGGTCGACAGCACCGTGGACAACGCGACCAGCGGGTCCATCTCGAGCAATCGCGAAACCGGGTAGCCTCCCAAGCGGCTGGTCCAGGTGGCCCACACCGCCATCACGAAGGCCAGGAAGAAGAAGGCCTGGGAGACGATCCGCACGTTGGTCAGGCGCAGCAGGCGACGGACGGGCGGCGCCGGCTGGTAGACCGGCAGGCGGGGCAGATCGCTCATGCGATCTCCCTCAGCCTGCCCGCCGCGTCGATGCGCCCGGTGCCCTTCTCTTCGGCCTTGCGCAGGTAGGCCGGGAGTTCGTCGTCCCGCTCGAGCAGGTGGCGGTAGCTCCAGGCGTCGACGGCCACGGGATCGACCCCGACCACCACGGCATGCCCCGGCTTGACGTTGGAGGGGTCTCCCCCCGTGGGACCGTTTTTCATCAGCACGCGGCTGCCGTCGACGATGGTCAGGGTCGGTCGCATCATCAGGGCCAGGTCCGAGACGATCTCGTGGATATCCTGATGAAACTGGTTGCGCCGGCCGCCGAGCAGTCCATACCAGTTCTTGATACCCAGCGAGGCCTGGCAGAGATTGTGATCCTTGGCGGGCGCCACGCCGATGACCTTGTCCACGTTGGTCAGGGGGCGATAGAGCACGGGCCAGCTTTCGATCAACCGCGCCCCCGGAGTGGCGAGGGTGCGGAAAGCATTGGAATCCGGGAGGTAGATGCGCCCCCCGGCCCGCTCCACCACCCGACGGATACCGCTCTTGGCAAAGCAGTCGGCCGGCGACTCGATGGGATTGTCGGCTACCCGCACCTCCTGGGCCCGGCACTCCACCAGCAGGCGGCGTACCAGCTCCCCGAGAATCTCGGGGTGGGTCGTGGCCCCCAGGTTGGGCGAACGATCGAAGGCCACGTTGGGCTTGACCAGGACGATCTCGCCGGGCTCGATGTAGTGGCGCAGGCCGCCGACCGCGTCCAGGGCCTTGTCCAGGCGCTCGGCCACGCTCGACCCGTAGCCCACGGCCACCTCCGCGGAGCCGGCCGGGGGAGGCACCCGGTAGTCGCCCAGGCGCATCGGCCTTTCCGCGGGCACCGATCGCAGACCGCTGCCATCGCGCAGGGACAGGGGCCAGTTCTCGGGAGCCAGGGCCAGGTACGCGACACCGCCGCCGAAACCGACGGTGGCCAGCAGACGCCGGGCAAATTCCCGTCGGCCCAGGATCTGCTTCCGGTACTCGGGATGTTGGAGGGGCTTGTCTCGCCTAGTCGCCACCGGCAGCCTCCTGCATCCGCGCCAGCAGGGCGCGTGCGACGGCTCGATCCGCCGCGTGCTCGACACCGTAGAGTCGCGCCCCATCCCGGGCCAGGGCGAAGACCGTGCCCAGATAACGATGGCGGAGCAGGATGTCCTCCCCCGCCTGCTCGATCGGCTCGTACTCGGCGAGCTGCTCGGCCACCAGGCGCCGGTAGAGCGCCTCGGCCCGACCCGCGTCACGCGCCTGGTGAACGAAGATCCGCGCATCGCGACCGGCGCCGAGCTTCTCGAGCCCCGAGGCAAACCAGAAGTCCTCGAGAAAGTCATACTGAAAGACGTTCTCTTTCTGGTAGGAGACCGCCTCGAAAGGCAGGCCGAGGCGCCCGGTGAAAAACTCGACGATCTTCCCGTCCGGCTCCTGCCCGGACCGATCCACTTCGGCGAGCAGGCGGAGGACCTGCCGGGTCTTGGCCTCCACCAGGGGCCCGGGGGCGCTGGCCGCGATCCGGAAAAACAGGCCGCCACGCATGCCCAGCGCGCCCACGGAGGTCCGGGTGTAATGCACGCCCTGTTCGGAGAGCACCGGGGCGTCGGCGTTCCGTTGGCGGGCAAAGAGTCCCAGGGCATGGGCCGGCCGGCCCTGGTCGTAGAGTTCGATGGTCAGGAAGAGGGGACCGCGGGCCAGGGTCAAGTAGGTCAACCGGCGGAAATCGAAGGCCAGGTACTGCTCGGCGGCCCCGTTGATCTTCACGTAGAGATTCTCGGGAGTGTAGGTCTCCACCCGGCCATCGAGAGTCCAGCCACCTTCGAGCAGGGACGGGGGGAAGGGCCCGAGATCCACCGTGGGGGCCGCCGGAGTACCCGGGTCGACCCAGCGCCGGACAGGGCGCCGGTAGAGGGTGTCCGCCACACTCCCCTGCTGGAGGGTCTCGAAAGCGATGTCCCTCTCCGCCGGGTCGTAGGCCTCGGCGCGGGTCAGGATCCAGGCTCCGAAGACCAGCAGCGCCAACAGGGTCAGGCCACCGGCCATCGCCTCGGCACGGGTGATCCGCCGCCGGAGGAGACGACGGGGGATGGGGTTGAAGACCCGCTGGGACTGGTCACGAGAAACCACGTCGATACCCGCAGCGGATTGTACCCGCAGTCGGTCGGCAAAGTCCGCCACCGATTTTTACTTCCAGGAAAATCAGGCTCAAGGTCAGGAGCGAACAACCCGAAAAGACATCGGGAGAAAGGGGAGTAGAATCCGACTCCCGATTCCGGCCCCCACCGCGGGTCGTTCCGCCCGGGGCCGGAGGAGACGTCAACAATGAGCTTGAGAAGACTCAGCCGGTTGTTCCTGGTCAGCGTCCTGGTCTTGCTCGTTTGCGGTGCCGCGGGGCTCGCGCTGGGCCAGGAATCTTCCCATACCGGGCCGCCCGCCCACAGCCAAGAAGCCGCCGCCCTGCACGGAGGGGCCGAGCATGCGTCGGCGCAGTCCGAGCATCTGGGCGCGGAACTGGCGCTCTGGTGGGTCGTACCCTTCGCCGGAATCCTGCTTTCGATCGCCGTGTTCCCATTGCTGGCCACGGCTTTCTGGCATCACCACTATCCCAAGGTGGCGGCCTTCTGGGCCCTGCTGCTGGCCATCCCCTTCCTGGTGGCCTACGGACACGAGGCCCTGCACGCCATCGTCCATATCTACCTGATCGACTACATCCCCTTCATCATCCTGCTCTGGGGCCTGTTCACCGTGGCCGGCGGCATCGTCGTACGGGGCTCTTTGCGCGGCCGACCGGCGGTCAATACCACCATGCTGGCCATCGGTACGTTGATCGCCTCCTGGGTCGGGACCACCGGCGCGGCGATGGTGATGATCCGGCCGGTGTTGCGGGCCAACGCCAGCCGACGCCACAAGGTGCACACGGTCATCTTCTTCATCTTTCTCGTCGCCAATATCGGCGGTTCCCTGACCCCCCTGGGTGATCCGCCGCTCTTCCTCGGCTTTCTCCACTCGGTGCCCTTCTTCTGGACCTTCAAGCTCGCCCTGCCCATGGCGGTGGTCTCGGTCCTGCTGCTGGCGACCTACTTCGCCATCGACACGGTGCTGGCCCGCAAGGAAGATCCCGCGACCCTCGAACATTCGGGAGAGCGGCGGAAGTTCGCCATCGCCGGCGCTCACAATTTCCTCTTCCTCGCCGGCATCGTCGGCCTGGTGCTGATGAGCGGCGTGTGGAAGCCGGGCCACCTGAGCGTGATGGGTATCGAGGTGGGCCTGCAGAACCTGGCCCGGGACGTGGGGATCATCGTCATGGGCCTGCTCTCCCTGTGGACCACCCGCCGGGAACTGCGCCGCGAGAACGAGTTCTCCTGGGAACCGATTCTCGAAGTAGCCTATCTCTTCGCCGGCATCTTCATGACCATCATCCCGGCCCTCGAAATCCTCAAGGCCGGCGAGCATGGCGCCCTGGCGGGCCTGATCCGCTCGGTGAACGAACCCTGGCACTACTTCTGGATCACCGGTGGGCTTTCGAGTTTCCTCGACAACGCGCCGACCTACCTGACCTTCTTCAACACGGCCCTGGGTAAGTTCTATCCCGGCGTGGTGGAGGCCGAGGCCGTGCGCCAGTTGATCGCCAACAACGAGATCTTCCTCGAGGCCATCGCCTCCGGAGCCGTGTTCATGGGGGCCTGCACCTACATCGGCAACGCGCCCAACTTCATGGTCAAGTCGATCGCCGAGCAGGCCGGCATCCAGATGCCTTCCTTCTTCGGCTACATCTTCCGCTGGACCCTGCCGATCCTGATCCCCACCTTCCTGGTGGTGACCTTCCTCTTCTTCCTCTGATGATCCCGGCTCCCGGACTGCAGGGAAAAGGCGGAGAGCCGCAATGACGAGGAAAAGGCGCGGAGACGGGCACCAACCCTGACCTCGCAGGAGAGCACGGGCGCCGGGCGGAATCCGGGCTACCATCGCAGCCATGAGGTCTCCAGGCAGGGTCACGATCATCGGGGGCGGCCTCGCGGGCAGCGAGGCCGCCTGGCAGTGCGCGTGCCGGGGTGTGCCGGTGCGGCTCTACGAGATGCGCCCCACGCGGCCCACCGCGGTCCATCGCAGCGGCGATCTGGCCGAGTTGGTCTGCTCGAATTCCTTCAAGTCCCTCGAGACGGTCTCGTCCCACGGCCTGCTCAAGGCCGAGCTACGAGCCGCGGGCAGCCTTGTGATCGATTGCGCCATGGCCGCCCGACTCCCCGCCGGCGCCGCCCTGGCAGTGGACAGGGAGGCCTTCGCCCGTCGCGTCACCGAGCGACTCGAGCAGCACCCCCTGGTCGAAATCCGGCGCGAAGAAATCACCGGCCTGCCACCGGAAGGACCGCTGA
Proteins encoded in this window:
- a CDS encoding 4Fe-4S dicluster domain-containing protein, with product MSDLPRLPVYQPAPPVRRLLRLTNVRIVSQAFFFLAFVMAVWATWTSRLGGYPVSRLLEMDPLVALSTVLSTGFLYRFLPWALVVVALTLLFGRVFCNWICPYGTLHQFVGWLFNVRKNKERWHSNRYRSIYYLKYALLLVFLILAALGALQIGLLDPICLMYRTFATALAPASDILLDGITRFLGGFGLEASLLDHLKFAPGSERRIFVGSFWIGLLLVGLVGLNVVVPRFFCRVLCPLGALLGVTARFALFRIDRDVHRCTDCNVCMSRCEGAADPQAELRLSECFACMNCLDDCPEDALRFSMLRLDAKQVRPGPEIGRRQVVFSSILGLLAYPFLRSHGVDDDRNYSPALIRPPGSVEESLFLEKCIKCDQCINVCPTNVLQPATFAEAGVEGLWTPVMNFNIAHCQLKCALCSEVCPTGAIRRITVEEKLGKGAYVEQGPIRLGTAFFDRGRCLPHAMEIPCVVCEEVCPVSPKAIQTVDEEVKDVFGRIVLLNKPFMVPDLCIGCGICQAECPVTDSPAVYVTAVGESRSPHRRLLLQHRRPGRRPG
- a CDS encoding DUF362 domain-containing protein, whose protein sequence is MATRRDKPLQHPEYRKQILGRREFARRLLATVGFGGGVAYLALAPENWPLSLRDGSGLRSVPAERPMRLGDYRVPPPAGSAEVAVGYGSSVAERLDKALDAVGGLRHYIEPGEIVLVKPNVAFDRSPNLGATTHPEILGELVRRLLVECRAQEVRVADNPIESPADCFAKSGIRRVVERAGGRIYLPDSNAFRTLATPGARLIESWPVLYRPLTNVDKVIGVAPAKDHNLCQASLGIKNWYGLLGGRRNQFHQDIHEIVSDLALMMRPTLTIVDGSRVLMKNGPTGGDPSNVKPGHAVVVGVDPVAVDAWSYRHLLERDDELPAYLRKAEEKGTGRIDAAGRLREIA
- a CDS encoding sodium:proton antiporter; protein product: MSLRRLSRLFLVSVLVLLVCGAAGLALGQESSHTGPPAHSQEAAALHGGAEHASAQSEHLGAELALWWVVPFAGILLSIAVFPLLATAFWHHHYPKVAAFWALLLAIPFLVAYGHEALHAIVHIYLIDYIPFIILLWGLFTVAGGIVVRGSLRGRPAVNTTMLAIGTLIASWVGTTGAAMVMIRPVLRANASRRHKVHTVIFFIFLVANIGGSLTPLGDPPLFLGFLHSVPFFWTFKLALPMAVVSVLLLATYFAIDTVLARKEDPATLEHSGERRKFAIAGAHNFLFLAGIVGLVLMSGVWKPGHLSVMGIEVGLQNLARDVGIIVMGLLSLWTTRRELRRENEFSWEPILEVAYLFAGIFMTIIPALEILKAGEHGALAGLIRSVNEPWHYFWITGGLSSFLDNAPTYLTFFNTALGKFYPGVVEAEAVRQLIANNEIFLEAIASGAVFMGACTYIGNAPNFMVKSIAEQAGIQMPSFFGYIFRWTLPILIPTFLVVTFLFFL